A stretch of DNA from Gimesia chilikensis:
AAAGTACGACGTCGCCAAGGATCATCCCGAGGTTATCAAAGAACTGAAAGCGGCTGCGGAGAAGCATCGCAAAACGGTAAAACCGGTGCCTTCACAGCTGGAAATTCCGCTCACTCAAAAGTGAGCGGCCCGGCTTACCAGTAGCAGATATACCGCGGTCCATCCTGGTCTTCGCCGACCCGGAAATGATGTTCTGCGCTGTGTTCTTCGCTGTGTGGCTGTGATCCCAGACGATCCCAGGCGGCACAGAACAGGGGCAGTTCGCCCGGCTCAAACCCCGCGCGGGGTGGTTCCAGTCGCTGATAGGAATCCTGAATCAGCGCCAGGGCTACATCGACCACATGTTTGTCGTAGTCTGGCTGAAACAGGAGAACTTCCAGCGCCTGCGCAGCCTGACGACAATGTTCCACTTCGGGATCGCGTAGACATTCAGAGGATTTGCGTTCGATAAACCGCAGGAGGCTGTCAAAACCGAACTGGTTCAGCAGCAGTTTCGTGCGGGGTTCACAGATTAATGCCAGTTTGATCTGTTCATGGAGTTCTTCGTCGACCTCACAGGGGATTGCCATCCGGCCGTAATCATCCGGGGCCAGTGATTCAATTGCTCTTACGACATCAGCACTCTGGGGTTTCTCAGTATTCATATGCGGAGTTGTTCACAATCTGGTGTTACCGGGATTCACATTTCCATGCAGCAGTCAGCCTGCGTCAGACAGATTATATCCCAAAACGTCAAACTGGTTCATTCCCAATTTCCCCTGAAATGCAAAAGAGCTGACCGGGTTTGCACTCGATCAGCTCTGATGATTCTGGTTTTCGTTCAGCCTGTTTTTATTTCAGGAAGAAGTCATCCGGTCCTTTGTGGGTGTAGTAAGGATACTGGACGATTCCCAGTGGCTGATTCTGCTGAGGATAGACAGCCGCGGGCGGAACGTACTTATAGGTCTGGTAATGTTTAGGGCGTTTGTTGTAATGGTATGAATTTTTGTGACCGGTTTTCCAGCCGCCATTACCATAGCCGGGAGGGCAGTATCCACCGTGCCGACGATGTCCCATCTGCTGAATTGGAGCCTGCTGGCCGGCGTACTGCTGGTGCATTGCCTGTTGATGCTGCATCATTTGAGCCTGCTGCTGCATCAGGAATTCTCCATCAGCCGACTGCCCCCGAATGACCTGACTATTCGAACATCCCACAAAAAGTGGCAGAATCAGACATGCGGCCATTTTACATAACATGTGAGGCTTCATTGGCATCCTTTCCCCCCTGGTTTCCTGTTTTGAGCGAAACTCAATTTTCACTCAGTCTATGATCAATTTGTTACCTGCTGCGAAAGCTGCTGCCGGCGACCTGAGAGAGAGATACAGGATATGCGCCAGCAAATGACTTACTTCTTTTATCGGCCAGCGTGCACCAAACAATAGTTAAAATCCCCAAGAATTGGAAAACCACTGTAATATTCAAATCTGATCGACCTTGCAGAATCGTCAAAACCGGGATAAATTATCACAGTTCCCTACTCTCTATCAGCCGCTATGGAAGATAGAGAGTCTGGGTCATTTACAAGTTTGAGTTTTCAGGCAAGACCATCGTCATTGACGGAGTGCTCATTTCGCTTTGTTCTTTGCCAACAAGGGAGTGTTCGGCGTGTTTGTAGCTGCATCATCACGTTGTTTTTCAGATGAATCGTTTGAAGTCAGTTGTGAACGACTGACGGATCTGGAATACGATAAAATCGAGATCTGGATGGATGAAGAGAGTGATCACCTGAAACCATCAGAGGTCTCTCGATCGCCAGAGGATTTTTATTCACGTTTCCGGGAAGCGACCCGCTTAACACCGATCGCCTTCTGTCTGGAAAACGACATCGAACCGACGGCCTTTCAGTCATTGTGTAAAGCCGCCAAACTGCTGCGGATCGCACAGATCACGATCCCTGCTTCTCCGCTGGGGACACCTTTCAACTCGGAAATCGATCGTCTGAAAGCGTTGTTAAAGATCGCCAGTCGTGACGGTATCAGACTGTCAATCAAAACCAAAACTGGTCAACTTACAGAAGACCCGCGCACGGCAACAGAACTCTGCCAGTCCGTCAAAGGTCTGGGGCTGACCCTGGACCCGAGCTATTATACCTGCGGTCCCTATAGCAATACATCCTACGATATGGTGTTCCCTTACGTCTGCCATGTGCACCTGCGGGATTCCACCAGCGATCAGGTACAGGTTCCGGTTGGTCTGGGAGAAATTGACTACAGCAGAATGATCAGTATGCTGGAACGTCAAAACTATCATCAGTTCCTGTCAGTAGAACTGCTGCCCTCACTCCTGAATGGCGTGGATCGTGCTCTGGAACTGCGCAAGCTGCGAATGCTGCTCGAATCAGTCGTGATCTGATCGACATCGACTCCACACTTCGAATTGAGTTGAAAGCACAAGAAACAAAAAACGCCGTCTGTTCTCTAATCGAACAGACGGCGTTTTCATTTGTTCTACGCTTGAGCGAATGACTTATTTATAGTCATCCGGATTTCCGAACAGGCCACCACCGCCTGAACCAGGGTTGGTATCATCGGCGTTGCCTCCCAGTAGCGGACCTTTGCGTTTCCGCTCATAAGCAGGTTGAGATGCTTCTTCCTGAGCTGCGACAGCGTCTTCCGGTTTCTCGGTCAGCGCTTTCAGTGAAAGGCTGATCCGCTTGCGGTTCGGATCAACTTCCAGAACTTTCGCGGACGTCTCCTGGCCTGTCGTCAGCACTTCGGTAACGCGTTTGACCCGACGATGGTCGAGCTCACTGATATGAACGAGCCCTTCGAGTCCCGGCTCCAGCTCAATGAAAGCACCAAAGTCTGCCGTACGTGTTACCTTACCGGTAACTGTAGAACCGGTGGCGTAGCGATCTTCGGCCAGTTGCCAGGGATCCTGCTGCAGCTGTTTCATGCCCAGACTGATGCGGTTCTTTTCCTTATCAATCTTGAGGATCTTGACATTGATCTTCTGCATTTCGCTGAGCGCATCTTTGGGATGCTTGATGCGGTTCCAGCTGATCTCGCCGATGTGCAGGAAGCCATCGATGCCCCCCAGATCAACGAAAGCGCCGTAGTCCTTGATATTCTTCACGGTTCCGGTCAGCTCCTGACCAATGGCCAGTTTTTCCCAGAGTTCCTTCTGAATTTCTTCGCGTTCTGATTCGAGATACTTGCGACGGCTGACTACCAGATTGCGTTTCTTGGGATTCACTTCAGTGATCTGCACGGTCAGCTTCTGACCTACAAACGGTTCGAGGTCACCCACGAAATACAGATCGGCCTGGCTGGCGGGCAAAAATCCTCGCAGGCTGCCGACGCTGACTTCCAAGCCACCTTTGTTCGATTTGTTGACAACGCATTCCACCACCTGTCCGACGGCGACAGCATCCCAGTCTCCGGCGGGTTTGTGATGTCCGCGGGGCAGGGAGAGTTGAATCAGGCCTTCAGCTTCTTTGACTGCGGTGACTTTGACTTCGACTTCCTGTCCGATTTCGGGGGTTTTATCGCCGAACTGTCGCAGGGGAACAATGCCGGGAGTTCCGAGTGCCCGGCTTCCCAGATCGATGAAGACATCGTCGTTGTTGATCGATTCCACGATTCCCTTAAGTCGATCGCCTTCAGCCAGTCCTTCTTCCGAACTGCCTGAAGTTGTGGCAGGTTTTTCAGCGGCGGCGTCTGCGGCAGCTTCTTCTTCGCTGTATGACTTGGGAAGTTCCTGTGCGCCCTGACCAGAGAGGGCTGCTGCCAGTTCCGCTTCCAGATCATCGCCGAGGTCATCGACGTCATCCGGGATATCAACCGGTTTAGCAGATTCTGCAATCTGCATCATGGCTGCTTCCTGGAGCTGTTCCTGAGTCACTTCGACTTCGGCGTCTCCTTCTGCATCCTCTTTCTTAGCGGGAGCAGCCGGTGTGGCGCCAGCTGAGGGAATGGCTTTGAACTGTGCGGGATCCACTTTTGGATTCAACTGAACTTTGCGTTCCGGCTTTGCGGCTTCGCTTTCCGCAGCAGCAGGTTCTGCTGGCGCGGGAGCCTGTTCTGCTGATGCAGACTCTGTTTCCTGCTGTTCAGCAGGCTGGCTTTCGGCTGGCTGCTGCTGTTCGGAAGAGGCCTGAATTTCTGCAGACGCTTCGCTGGTTTTGATTTCTTCAGTTGAAGGTTGTTCTGAACTCATGGGAGATCAACTTTCTCGCCTAATTACTTACTTCTAAAATTACAGAAACGAATGGATACGGACCGCCGGACCAGACCCGGGCAGGAATCTGCCCTGAAGCAAAACTTCGATTTTCTTCTTTGCCAGCTATCTGAATTAATTAAAAGGGTATCACCGCTGCAGTGCCCCTGCAATTCGCAGGGCCTAGTTTTCCAATTTTTTCACTTTTGCATTTCTGGCTTTGACACAGCGTAAACCGAGTGCAGGACTGATCGTTTCGGGTGTGATCTTCGCCCGATAAGCGGATCGCAGCCGGTCATAGCGATCTGTCCAGGCGCCGCCCCGGGCAATGCGGTGTGGATTCTCTTGCATCGTATCCCACACGCTGCCATCAGTGGGTGCGTCCTGATAATCATCGTGCCAGGGATCGGCAACGAACTCCCAGAGATAGCCGTGCATGTCGTACAGCCCCCAGGGATTAGGTTTGAGTGCCCCAACGGGAGGATCATTGCCGGCTGCATTTCCGGTATGCCAGGCATAGGGATCGAGTAGACTGGCTTCTTTTCCCATTTCACCCGGTTTTTGAGCCTGATCTCCGAAGCTGTAGGCAGTGTCGGTGCCGGCCCGACAGCAGTATTCCCACTCTGCTTCGGTGGGCAGGCGGATCAGTTGATCTTTCCTGATCAGTCTATGCTTACGGAGCTGAAGTGTCAGCTGATCGCAGAACATATTAGCGGTCTTCCAGTCGAACATCTCCGCGGAATTGCGGGGGCCTTTCCAGCGACTCGGATTACGGCCCATGATGGCTTCATACAGATTCTGAGGAACTTCGTATTTTGAAATCCAGAAACCTTCGGTGAAGGTCACATCATGTACAGGCTTTTCAGATGGTTCTCCCTTCTCAGAGCCCATCTTGAAAGATTTCGGAAACTTCCCCTTGCCTGGTGTGATCAACACGAGTTCATCCACGAACTGTTTCAACAAGCGTATGTGTGCTGCTTCTTCCGCTTGCTTTTCCTTCTCCTTTTGGGCCTGTTCGATTTCTGCCAGCCGATCCTGCATCCAAGTTGATTTCTTACCGGGAACAAAGCCCTGATGTACGCGATCCAGCATCGTTCCGGAAAGATTTGGCGGTAAGATCACCTTACTCCGCTCAAAGATCTGAACGTCCCCGAATTCCCCCAGGTCTGAACTGGCGACGACACCTGATGTTTTTTTCAATTTCCGCTGCTGTTGTTGCTGGGCGATGACCACGTGAGAACTGACACTTAACAGCAGCATCAATACAACTGACAGGCAGAGCTGCCTGGGGACAATCGACGTGAACGATTTCTGATGAGTCATATGCTTCACTACAGATCGGGATTTTGTTAGGGTACACTTTTCAACTCTGAATTTTACCAGCGCAGGACTTGATCCGAAAGTGGAGTCGGGATTTCTACCGGCTGGCTTTCCAATTTCTGCTCCGCCTGTTTAACGCCAGTCAGGTCCGTTCATGACAGAATCAGCCCGTTCGTTTCCCCGCAGTATCGATCTGCTATCGCATCAGGAATGCCGTCTGGTCGTCGTGGACGTTCAGGAAAAACTGCTGCCCGTCATTCCCCAGGGGGATCAACTGGTGGCACGCATTCAGCAACTGATCCAGGCAGCCCGACTGTTTGAGATACCATTAAGCTGCAGTGAGCAATATCCCAAGGGGCTGGGACCGACGGTTTCCGAGCTGGCAGAGATGCTGCCTGCTCCGCAGGAAAAACTCCATTTCAGTGCCAGTGAGTGTCTGGGCTGGGGCGCTGCTGCCAACATGTCTGACAGCAGAACCAAAGTCGTGCTGACCGGCATTGAGGCACATATCTGTGTGCAGCAGACGGCCCTCGATCTGCTTGCGCTGGGATATCGCGTGATAATTCCCGTCGATGCGGTTGCGAGCCGGAATCAGCTCGACTGGGAAATTGCCCTCAAGCGGATGGAGAATTCGGGAGCCAGCATTACTACTACTGAATCAATTCTGTTTGAATGGTGCGAGGTGGCAGGCACCGAAGAATTTAAACAGATCAGTCGCCTGGTGACTGGAAAAAAATGAGTCACCTGGAGTATCGTCGTTAAGAGTCCTGACCGCGTTCCATTTAACCTGAACGAGTACCAATCATGAGTATCGAACATCACCAGCATCCTCCCGTCCATCCTCCCCGTCGCACTCTGATGGGCCCTGGCCCCAGTGATGTTTCTGCCAGTGTGCTGGCCGCACTGGGCGCACCGACTGTGGGCCACCTGGATCCCTATTTCCTGAAAGTCATGGACGAAGTGCAGGACATGCTGCGGGAAATCTTCCAGACGCGGAACGAACTGACTCTTGCAGTCAGCGGGACCGGCAGCTCCGGGATGGAAGCCTGTGTGGTGAACCTGCTCGAAGCGGGCGACAAGATCGTGGTCTGCACCAACGGCGTCTTCGGCGGTCGTATGGCGGATGTGGCGGGTCGGATTGGAGCTGAAGTCGTTCAGATCGAACGCCCGTTCGGAGAAGTCTTTTCAGTCGAGGAGATCAAAGAAGTCCTGGAGAAAGAAAAGCCGAAGGTCCTGGGAATCGTACATGCGGAAACATCCACGGGAGCCGCTCAGCCACTGAAAGAGATTTCGGAAGCAGTCCACGAAGCCGATGCTCTGTTGCTGGTCGACTGTGTGACCTCACTGGGAGGGATGCCCGTCAAAGTGGATGAGTGGAACATCGACGCCGCCTACAGCGGTACCCAGAAATGTCTGAGCTGTCCTCCCGGACTGGCACCGGTGACCTTCAGCTCACGTGCCGTCGCCGCCATGGATGCCCGCAAGACCAAGGTCTCCAGCTGGTACCTGGATATGTCGATGGTCCGTTCTTACTGGGGAGATTCGCGAGCCTACCACCATACTGCACCGATTAACATGAATTACGGCCTCCATC
This window harbors:
- a CDS encoding sugar phosphate isomerase/epimerase family protein, whose product is MFVAASSRCFSDESFEVSCERLTDLEYDKIEIWMDEESDHLKPSEVSRSPEDFYSRFREATRLTPIAFCLENDIEPTAFQSLCKAAKLLRIAQITIPASPLGTPFNSEIDRLKALLKIASRDGIRLSIKTKTGQLTEDPRTATELCQSVKGLGLTLDPSYYTCGPYSNTSYDMVFPYVCHVHLRDSTSDQVQVPVGLGEIDYSRMISMLERQNYHQFLSVELLPSLLNGVDRALELRKLRMLLESVVI
- a CDS encoding 30S ribosomal protein S1; amino-acid sequence: MSSEQPSTEEIKTSEASAEIQASSEQQQPAESQPAEQQETESASAEQAPAPAEPAAAESEAAKPERKVQLNPKVDPAQFKAIPSAGATPAAPAKKEDAEGDAEVEVTQEQLQEAAMMQIAESAKPVDIPDDVDDLGDDLEAELAAALSGQGAQELPKSYSEEEAAADAAAEKPATTSGSSEEGLAEGDRLKGIVESINNDDVFIDLGSRALGTPGIVPLRQFGDKTPEIGQEVEVKVTAVKEAEGLIQLSLPRGHHKPAGDWDAVAVGQVVECVVNKSNKGGLEVSVGSLRGFLPASQADLYFVGDLEPFVGQKLTVQITEVNPKKRNLVVSRRKYLESEREEIQKELWEKLAIGQELTGTVKNIKDYGAFVDLGGIDGFLHIGEISWNRIKHPKDALSEMQKINVKILKIDKEKNRISLGMKQLQQDPWQLAEDRYATGSTVTGKVTRTADFGAFIELEPGLEGLVHISELDHRRVKRVTEVLTTGQETSAKVLEVDPNRKRISLSLKALTEKPEDAVAAQEEASQPAYERKRKGPLLGGNADDTNPGSGGGGLFGNPDDYK
- a CDS encoding formylglycine-generating enzyme family protein, which produces MTHQKSFTSIVPRQLCLSVVLMLLLSVSSHVVIAQQQQQRKLKKTSGVVASSDLGEFGDVQIFERSKVILPPNLSGTMLDRVHQGFVPGKKSTWMQDRLAEIEQAQKEKEKQAEEAAHIRLLKQFVDELVLITPGKGKFPKSFKMGSEKGEPSEKPVHDVTFTEGFWISKYEVPQNLYEAIMGRNPSRWKGPRNSAEMFDWKTANMFCDQLTLQLRKHRLIRKDQLIRLPTEAEWEYCCRAGTDTAYSFGDQAQKPGEMGKEASLLDPYAWHTGNAAGNDPPVGALKPNPWGLYDMHGYLWEFVADPWHDDYQDAPTDGSVWDTMQENPHRIARGGAWTDRYDRLRSAYRAKITPETISPALGLRCVKARNAKVKKLEN
- a CDS encoding hydrolase, whose amino-acid sequence is MTESARSFPRSIDLLSHQECRLVVVDVQEKLLPVIPQGDQLVARIQQLIQAARLFEIPLSCSEQYPKGLGPTVSELAEMLPAPQEKLHFSASECLGWGAAANMSDSRTKVVLTGIEAHICVQQTALDLLALGYRVIIPVDAVASRNQLDWEIALKRMENSGASITTTESILFEWCEVAGTEEFKQISRLVTGKK
- a CDS encoding pyridoxal-phosphate-dependent aminotransferase family protein; this translates as MSIEHHQHPPVHPPRRTLMGPGPSDVSASVLAALGAPTVGHLDPYFLKVMDEVQDMLREIFQTRNELTLAVSGTGSSGMEACVVNLLEAGDKIVVCTNGVFGGRMADVAGRIGAEVVQIERPFGEVFSVEEIKEVLEKEKPKVLGIVHAETSTGAAQPLKEISEAVHEADALLLVDCVTSLGGMPVKVDEWNIDAAYSGTQKCLSCPPGLAPVTFSSRAVAAMDARKTKVSSWYLDMSMVRSYWGDSRAYHHTAPINMNYGLHQALRLVLEEGLENRFSRHYSNHCALKAGLKAIGVEFAVAEDHQLPMLNAVKIPDGIDDATIRGQLLKWFGIEIGGGLGPMKGKTWRIGLMGESSCNTNVLQFLSALELCLLQAGYELPPGASVAAANDFYRTTITG